The Streptomyces luteogriseus genome includes a window with the following:
- a CDS encoding HEXXH motif domain-containing protein, with amino-acid sequence MTPSAYRLDGRLLAALARGGGGAETVRMLRESEYSRRLLLLRAMLDRAGEHGGDTWRGMNRLFGVLTDAWRTAPDVTRRILGHPSVGPRLVTTWRTLDGSGPAAVDPLPLASVAAAAATATGLDVSIGLAAVPPGVVLPGVGAVRLPEAAPGAALLLRGGRTGGVLETGTGLRVDLPPASALGAERTGWWPLRGATWGPEASFLVDDVDQVVVSDAERPYRLPEDELRVWRSTAAGAMRLLRARHTDYAAELDAGLRTLTPLPLAEGSAARRSGSTAEMFGGVTLSRPLHARDLAETLVHEMQHSKLAAVMHLVDLLAEPGAAEPRARYYAPWRDDPRPLYGLLHGTYAFLSVARFWSREAAFVSDPAERHRAQVRCARWREAASETKEAMLADRSGLTGTGRRFVATMGKALAELRTVPLPESAVREARRQADLHRARWSERNRAGRTEN; translated from the coding sequence GTGACACCGTCCGCCTACCGCCTGGACGGCCGGCTGCTCGCCGCACTCGCCCGGGGCGGCGGGGGCGCCGAAACCGTCCGGATGCTCCGGGAGAGCGAGTACAGCCGCCGGCTGCTGCTGCTCCGGGCCATGCTGGACCGGGCCGGGGAGCACGGCGGGGACACCTGGCGCGGCATGAACCGGCTGTTCGGCGTGCTCACCGACGCCTGGCGTACGGCGCCGGACGTGACCCGGCGCATCCTGGGCCACCCTTCGGTGGGGCCGCGGCTGGTGACGACGTGGCGGACGCTGGACGGGAGCGGGCCGGCCGCCGTAGACCCCCTGCCGCTGGCCTCGGTGGCTGCCGCGGCCGCCACCGCCACCGGCCTGGACGTCTCCATCGGGCTGGCCGCCGTCCCCCCGGGCGTCGTGCTGCCCGGGGTGGGGGCGGTCCGCCTCCCGGAAGCGGCCCCCGGTGCCGCTCTGCTGCTGCGCGGCGGGCGCACGGGCGGTGTCCTCGAAACCGGGACGGGCCTGCGGGTGGACCTGCCACCGGCTTCGGCGCTGGGTGCCGAGCGGACCGGCTGGTGGCCGCTGCGGGGCGCCACGTGGGGGCCGGAGGCGTCGTTCCTGGTCGACGACGTCGACCAGGTCGTGGTGTCGGACGCGGAGCGGCCGTACCGGCTGCCCGAGGACGAACTGCGCGTCTGGCGGTCCACGGCCGCCGGCGCGATGAGGCTGCTGCGGGCCCGGCACACCGACTACGCCGCGGAACTGGACGCGGGCCTGCGCACACTGACCCCGCTGCCCCTCGCCGAGGGTTCGGCGGCGCGGCGCAGCGGGAGCACGGCCGAGATGTTCGGCGGAGTGACGCTGTCCCGGCCCCTGCACGCCCGCGATCTGGCCGAGACGCTGGTCCACGAGATGCAGCACAGCAAACTGGCGGCCGTGATGCACCTCGTCGACCTGCTCGCCGAGCCGGGTGCGGCGGAGCCGCGAGCGCGGTACTACGCGCCCTGGCGGGACGACCCGAGGCCCCTGTACGGGCTGCTCCACGGCACGTACGCCTTTCTGTCCGTGGCCCGCTTCTGGTCGCGGGAGGCTGCCTTCGTGTCCGACCCGGCGGAGCGGCACCGGGCGCAGGTGCGGTGTGCCCGGTGGCGTGAGGCGGCGTCGGAGACGAAGGAGGCGATGCTGGCCGACCGGAGCGGACTGACCGGTACCGGCCGCCGGTTCGTCGCCACCATGGGCAAGGCCCTGGCGGAGCTGCGCACCGTACCGCTGCCGGAGTCCGCCGTACGGGAAGCACGGCGGCAGGCGGACCTCCACCGCGCGCGCTGGTCGGAGCGGAACCGGGCCGGGCGCACGGAGAACTAG